Below is a genomic region from Deinococcus sp. YIM 77859.
GCGGGTGGGAGCGTGCTGGTGGCTGTGAATACGGTCCGGAAGGCGCAGTGGGTCATGGGCGAATTGCAAAAGCGTCTGGGGCCGGAGCAGGTGCGCCTTCTTCACAGCCGCCTGAACGGGCGAGGTCGCCGCAGGGTGGAAGATGAGGTTTTGAAGGCCCTCAAGGCGGGAATGGACGGTCAGCCTCTCGCCGTCGTCGCCACGCAGGTCATCGAAGTCTCGCTGGATTTGGACTTTGACGGCATCGTGACCGAACCCGCCCCGCTGGAAGCCCTCATTCAGCGGTTCGGGCGGGTGAACCGCCGGGGGAAGAAGGGCGAAAAAGTGTTGTTGGAAGGCCATGAAGTGTGCGTCGTCCCCGTCACTGTCCTGACCCAGCCCGCCAGCGGACAGTACGTCTACGAGGACACGCTGGTTGAGCGCACGCTGGAAGCCCTGCGCGAGTGTGCGGCAGCGGGCGGCCTGCTCCACGACGACCTCCTAAGCGGCTGGCTGGAGCGCATCTACGCGGGCGACTATCTGGCCGAGTTGCAGCGGCAGTATGACCAGGGCGCCCGCGAAGTCTCCTGCTTCATGCGCGACCTCAAGCCGTTTTGCAGTAACGCCGACCTGCGTCAGAACTTTGAAAACTTATTCGACGGTGTGGAAGTCCTGCCACAGCAATTTTACGATCAGTACGTGACTGAGAAGGAGGTTTCTCCCATTCAGGCGCGCTCCCTGCTGGTGTCCATGAGCGCGCAGCAAAAGGGCCGTTTCGGGCAGCATGTCCGCTGGGACGACAAGTTGAAGCTGTGGATAGCAGATCTGCCTTACGACGACACTCTGGGGCTGCTCCTGCAAAAGCCGCAGGAAAAGCCGAGGAACAGTGACGAGTGGGGAGAATTCTGAAGGTCATCCAGTGACGCATTCCCCTGCCACACTGCCCGCATGGGTGAAGCTCCGCGCTTCCCGCTGTCCGATGAGCCGTACACCCACTGGGCAGACAGCGACGCGAGTATGCGCCCTACGCCCGGCATGCGGTTCTTGCGGCGGTGCTCCAGGAAAAGAGTGTCGTACATGTCGTACAGGAAACCCCAGTCACTTCGATGGCCCAGGCGCAGCTGCTGGCCGCCGAACTCGCCGTGCTGCACGCTCCAGCCCACCTGCCGCTGCGGCTCCACGTGGACCGTCCTTTCGTCCTTCATGCCCTCACAGGAAGACATGCCTTCTTGCCTGGGCGATCGATTCCGGCTCTGGCGAAGGCAAGGGGAATCGAGTTGGAACCTGTGCAGGCTGCCTCGGCGGACATGCGTGGAAACGTCGTGGTTTTACGCCGTGTGCGACCTTGCCGAGCAGCTCCCGGCGGGTGTCATTGCTTAGGTCAAGGGCCTGATGCCGATCGCCTGGGCCTACTTGACCCGGGTATGGGGGGAGCGCAGGTCAAGAAACGGGCCCAACAAGCCCTGAAGGTGCTGGCAGAGAAAAACAGCGACATCCAGCTTTGGAAGGGGGACCGGCCCAAGTTTCTCAACGTCACCCAATGACGCCCCCCCGTGCCACGCTCCCAGCATGAACCTGATCATCTCGGAGCGCGGCACCTTTCTGGCTCTGCGGAGTGAGCGGCTGCAACTCCGGCATCCGCAGCAGGAGACGCAGGAGGTGGCCCTGCGCGACCTGGAAACCGTGACCGTCACCACCACCGCCTGTACCCTCAGCGCCGAGGCCATCCGTGCCTGCGCGAGGTTCGGTGTACAGATCGACCTGGTGGACGGGCTGGGGTCACCCTACGCCAAGTTCAGCAGCCCGTATCTGGTGGGCACGGTCAGCACGCGCCGCGCGCAGATGCAGGCCTACCTCACCCCGGTGGGCGTGGAGGTCGCGCGGCACGCCATCCGCGCCCGCCTCAGAAATCAGGCCAGCCTGCTGAAGTATTTTGGCAAGTACCGCAAGGAGGCCGACCCAGCCGCGTATGAGGCGTTGCAGCGTGCCCTGCCTGGCCTGACCGCCCTAGAGGCCGATCTGGACGCGCAGCAGGGCGAGTGCATCGACGATCTGCGTGACGTGCTGCTGGGCATCGAGGGACGCGGCGGCGTGGTGTACTGGGGCGCGGTGGCGGCCCTGCTGCCCTCTGACCTCGCCTTTCCGGGCCGCCTGGGACGCGGGGCAACCGACCCCACCAATATGACGCTCAATTACGGCTACGGGATCCTCTACGCGCGGGCGGCGGGGGTGCTGGCGACAGCAGGTCTCGAACCCTTCGCAGGCTTTCTCCATACCGACCGGCCCGGCAAACCCAGCCTGGTGCTGGATTTTGTGGAAGGCTTTCGCGCGGCCTGTGTGGACCGTCCCGTCCTCGCGCTGCTGGGCCGCGGCTGGCGGCCCGAGACGGACGAACACGGCAAGCTGACCCCGGAAACGCGCAAGCGGATTGCGACTGCCGTCCATGACCGCCTCGACACCCGCGACGCGGTGGGCGGCAAACGCTTTCGCCTCCAGAACATCATGGTGATGCAGGCCCGTCGCCTCGCCACGTTCCTGCGCGGGGAGGGCGACTATCCCGTGTACGTCGCCAGTTGGTGAGTCGTGCCGAAGCTCCTGCAAGACTCCCGCAAGGCTGGACAGCCCACGCTCGTGCTGTATGACGTGCAAGACGACAAGCGCCGCGCGAAGGTGATGAACGCCTGCAAGGACTACGGCCTGGCCCGTTGGCAGTACAGCGCCTATCACGGACGGTTGACAGGTGCGGCCCGCCGCGAGTTGGAAACGCGGCTGGAAAAGGCGATGGGCGACAGTCCGGGTCTGATTGCCATCCTCCAGCTCGAACAGTGGCAACTGGACGACGCCACTATCCTCCATCAGGAGGCGGAAGATGACTGAGCCGCTGCTGATCACGCCCACCGAACTGCGGCAGCATCACTACTGCCCCCGCGTGGTCTTCTTTGAACGCTGTACCCCCGTCCGGCGGCGCGAAACCGTGCTGATGACGCACGGGCGCGAGAAACACCAGACCGAATTGGTCAGAGAACGGCGGCGCACCCTCAGCCGCTACGACCTGGCCGAGGGCGAACGCCGCTATGACCTGCGGCTCACCAGCCCCGCGCTCGGCCTGACGGGTGAACTGGATCTGCTCATCGTGGACGGCAGGCGGGCATTTCCGGTAGAGTTCAAGCACACCTCGCGTCCGCCCGGCCCCGGGCACAGGCTGCAACTGTGCGCCTATGCCCTGCTGGTGGAGGCTGAGCTGCACCTCACCTGTCCGCACGGCTACTGGCACAGCAGCCGCACACGCCAGACGCACACCATCCCCTTCGACACGCGTCTGCGCAACCGAACGCGGGCGACCATCGAGACGGTACGCCGCTTCATTCTGGACGAGCGCTGCCCGCCGCCCACAACCCAGACAGTAAAATGCCTGGAATGCGAGCTGCGGAACTTCTGCGGGGATACCCTATGACGCCGCAAGAGGCTGATCTGCTTCCAAAAGCCGCCGATTTGCGAGACGTGTGGGCGGCGCTTTCCGGGGCTTTCCAGGCAGTGGCTGATGCGTGTACCCCGCTCGGCAGAGGAAGAGGCGCTGGGAGCGGCTCGCAAACGGTGGGAATCGCAGCCGGGACCAGCGATTTGCGAAGCTGCCCGGCAAGCTATCCTGAATGCCGTAGCCACCGTGCTGCGCGACCCATGACAACCGATATGCCGAACGGCTCAGCCACCTGAAATAAGCAGCTTCAATGACTTCCCCAAGCGATAGGGGACTGAAAGGTCAGACCCTCAAAGGCCCGCTCCCACGCGGCCCGGCTTCAATGACTTCCCCAAGCGATAGGGGACTGAAAGGCGACCTGCTCGCGGCCCTGATGGCGCATGCCCAGGCTTCAATGACTTCCCCAAGCGATAGGGGACTGAAAGTGGAGGTTGGCACAGATGGCGGTGAGCACGTCAGAGCTTCAATGACTTCCCCAAGCGATAGGGGACTGAAAGAGAGGCGAGGAATCAGCGTGGTGGCGGTTGACCCGCTTCAATGACTTCCCCAAGCGATAGGGGACTGAAAGTGAGCAACTCGACCGGGTACGCCCTGTACGTGGAGACGCTTCAATGACTTCCCCAAGCGATAGGGGACTGAAAGAGCCCCGACTGGAGCGCGGTGAGGTCGGCCACCTCGCTTCAATGACTTCCCCAAGCGATAGGGGACTGAAAGGCTGAGACGGACCTGCACAAGGTGACGGGCGCGGTGCTTCAATGACTTCCCCAAGCGATAGGGGACTGAAAGGGCCTCAGCACACTGCGGAGGGTTTGCGCGACCATGCGCTTCAATGACTTCCCCAAGCGATAGGGGACTGAAAGCGGAGGATGGTTTTAGGTGGGCAGTGCCTCACCGGCTTCAATGACTTCCCCAAGCGATAGGGGACTGAAAGGCTGCTCGGGCAGCAGCACGGGCGCGGCGAGGGCGGCTTCAATGACTTCCCCAAGCGATAGGGGACTGAAAGTGGTAGACAGCACCCGCTGCCTCTTCCGCCACAGCGGCTTCAATGACTTCCCCAAGCGATAGGGGACTGAAAGGCCTGAACGAACACGACCGCGCGCTGACCCAGCGCGCTTCAATGACTTCCCCAAGCGATAGGGGACTGAAAGAGCCCGTACTCGATGAGCTGCTGCGGGCTGGGAAAAGCTTCAATGACTTCCCCAAGCGATAGGGGACTGAAAGAACCGGCTGATCAAGGAGCTGCTGAAGGCAGAGGACACGCTTCAATGACTTCCCCAAGCGATAGGGGACTGAAAGTGGGAAGCTGGCGGGACTGCGCGGCGTTGGCGAGCGCTTCAATGACTTCCCCAAGCGATAGGGGACTGAAAGCTGTCCTGGGAGGCGGTGCCCGGCGCCAGTCAGTACGCTTCAATGACTTCCCCAAGCGATAGGGGACTGAAAGCCGACGCCACGCTGCTGCGGCGGGTGGAGACCTCGCAGGCTTCAATGACTTCCCCAAGCGATAGGGGACTGAAAGGCCTGGCCGTACTGGATGGCAGCGGAGCAGCGGGTGCTTCAATGACTTCCCCAAGCGATAGGGGACTGAAAGATAGTTAAGCACAGCGGGCGCAATATGTCACGCAATGCTTCAATGACTTCCCCAAGCGATAGGGGACTGAAAGTGGCTACGGCTGGGGCGGGCACTCGCCGGGCAGCGGCTTCAATGACTTCCCCAAGCGATAGGGGACTGAAAGCGGCCCAGTCGGTCGCACCCTGCGGCGGGCTTGTCGGCTTCAATGACTTCCCCAAGCGATAGGGGACTGAAAGGTGCTGGAGCGGGAAGGCTGACCCGTGCAGGCGGCGCTTCAATGACTTCCCCAAGCGATAGGGGACTGAAAGTCCCGTGCCGTGTCGCCGCTGGAAACTGCACCAGCAGGCTTCAATGACTTCCCCAAGCGATAGGGGACTGAAAGCCGACCGGCGCGCGCGGGGGCAGGTGGGGGGGGGCTTCAATGACTTCCCCAAGCGATAGGGGACTGAAAGGCTAGGCTGCCCCTCAGCCCGGCGGATTTCCTCGCCGCGCTTCAATGACTTCCCCAAGCGATAGGGGACTGAAAGACACTCACACCGATGTTTTGGGGGCCTGGGGACAGAAGCTTCAATGACTTCCCCAAGCGATAGGGGACTGAAAGCATCGCGGGCTTTGCGCGCCTCACCACGACCTTCAGGCTTCAATGACTTCCCCAAGCGATAGGGGACTGAAAGGTATGGGGCCGCTTGTCAAAGAGCTTATGTTGGCGTGCTTCAATGACTTCCCCAAGCGATAGGGGACTGAAAGCATCGCGGGCTTTGCGCGCCTCACCACGACCTTCAGGCTTCAATGACTTCCCCAAGCGATAGGGGACTGAAAGAGGTTTCCTCCTAGCGTCACCGCCTCGGTGAGGAGCCGCTTCAATGACTTCCCCAAGCGATAGGGGACTGAAAGAGGCGCGGCTTTACCCAGGCCTGATACGCGTATTCCAGGCTTCAATGACTTCCCCAAGCGATAGGGGACTGAAAGCCGGAAAGCGTGCGCTGAAGAGGCGCGCGCGGCGGGCTTCAATGACTTCCCCAAGCGATAGGGGACTGAAAGACCGTTCGCGCGCAGAGCACGCCCGCCCCGACGGTGCTTCAATGACTTCCCCAAGCGATAGGGGACTGAAAGGCGCGGCCTGTGCTTGGCGCGCGAAAAAAGTGAAGCTTCAATGACTTCCCCAAGCGATAGGGGACTGAAAGGCGCTGGTCACCTACAACGCGCGTCTCGGTCTGAGCTTCAATGACTTCCCCAAGCGATAGGGGACTGAAAGTAGCTCAACGCCAAGGGTACAGGCGGGGGGGAGGCGGCTTCAATGACTTCCCCAAGCGATAGGGGACTGAAAGGCCCCTGAATCATGCTCTGCTCGTCAATGGGCAGGGCTTCAATGACTTCCCCAAGCGATAGGGGACTGAAAGTGAGCAGGTCGTCCCGCATCGCGGCATCCACGCCGCTGCTTCAATGACTTCCCCAAGCGATAGGGGACTGAAATCCATCGCGCAGGAGTTCGGGTTGCTGGGGACTGGGCTTCAATGACTTCCCCCAGCGATAGGGGACTGAAAGAGCCGCAGCAGCGACGGCACGCGTGTGGCGCTGCAATATCTGTCCTCCTTCGCAGTGGGCTTTGACAAGGGTGCTGTCCACCGCCACCCCGTCCCAACCTGGCTTTCCCTCAGCATCAGCTTTCAGTTGTAGGACGACCAGAATCTCCGCTCCGTCCGTCCCATCCCCCAGCCTGCCAAATTCAGACAGATAGACCCTAGCTCACGTAAATGGCTCGGTAGTCGTTGAGGTTGTGCCCGCTGGGGCCGGTCACCAGGGCGTCACCCAGCGCGGCGAAGAAGGTGCCCGAGTCGTTGCGGGCCAGGAAGTCGCGCGGGTCGAGGCCCAGGGCACGGGCGCGTGCGAGCGAGTCCGGCGTGAGGAACGCCCCGGCGGCGTCGCTGTTGCCATCGATGCCGTCCGAACCCGCGCAGAGGGCATAGACGCCCCGTTCTCCCAGGTGCTGAAGGAGCCAGAGCGCAAACTCTTGGTTGCGCCCGCCGCGCCCCTCGCCGCGCACCGTGACGGTCGCCTCCCCGCCGGAGAGCAGCACCAGCGGTCCCTGGAAGGGGGTGCCGTAGGTGCGAATACTCTTCACCAACGAGGCGTGAACCCCGGCCAGGTCGCGCGCCTCCCCCGCGAAGGTGTCCGATAAGATCACCGAGCGAACCCCCTGCGCCGTCAAGAACGCCTGTGCCGCCTCCAGCAGCATGCGGTTCGAGCCGATGATCACGTTCTCCACGTGAGGCAGGTCGCCGGGCTTGGGCGTCTCGGCCAGCTCGCCCCGCGCACCCGCCTCCAGATGGGCGCGGGCCTCGGGGGCCTTGATGCCGTAGCGGTCCAGCACCGTCAGCGCGTCCGCGAAGGTGGTGGGGTCCGGCACGGTGGGGCCACTCGCGATCACTGAGGGGTCATCTCCGATCACGTCGGAGATCAAGAGGGCACGGACCTGGGCGCGGGTCGCCTGTGCCAGCCGCCCACCCTTCACCCGCGAGAGGTGTTTGCGAACGGCGTTGATCTCCTCGATGGCCGCCCCCGCGCGCAGCAGGTCACGGGTCAGCGCCTGCTTCTGCGCCAGCGTCACGCCCCAGGGGGCACTCAGTAGGGCGCTCCCGCCACCGGAGACGAGGACGAGGAGCCGTGACCCTTTCGGCAACTCCCGAACCCGTGCCAGCGCCTGCTCGGCAGCCCCGGCACTGTGCTCGTCGGGCACCGGATGGCTGCCGGGCAACACTTCCGCCCCCTTCGGCGCGCTGAGATCCAGTGTTCCGCGCGGCGGCACCGCCAGGCCGGGCACGCCCGGATAGGCCTCCAGCGCCGCCCGCAGCATGGGCAGCGCCGCTTTTCCAAACGCCAGCACGAAGTCAGGGCGCGGCCCGGTCAGGTGGGGGGCCAGGAGGCGGGCGGGGGCCACCGCCTTCAGCGCCGAGCGGTAGCTGTCTTCCAGCAGTGTCCGCCTATCCTGCCGTGCGGTCATGTCCGTCCAGCCCGGCAAGGCGCGCGTACAGCGCTGCGAGGCCCGAGTGGTCGAGGTCGCCCATCCCCTGCGCGATCATGGAATTCATCAGCTCGGCGACGTTCGCGGTGGCGGGAAGGGGCACGGCCCCCTCGCGGCCCGCTTCGAGCGCGAGGCGCAGGTCCTTGCGGTGCAGGCTCACGCGGAAGCCCGGCTGGAAGTTGCCGTTCAGCATCCGCTGCCCGTGCAGGTCCAGAATGCGGCTCTGCGCAAAGCCACCCAGCAGCGCCTCACGCACCTTCGCCGCGTCCACGCCACTCTTGCGCGCGAGCGTCAGCGCCTCCGCGACCGCCTGGATGGTGAGCGCCACAACAATCTGGTTGCAGATCTTGGTGACCTGCCCGGCG
It encodes:
- the cas1 gene encoding CRISPR-associated endonuclease Cas1, which encodes MNLIISERGTFLALRSERLQLRHPQQETQEVALRDLETVTVTTTACTLSAEAIRACARFGVQIDLVDGLGSPYAKFSSPYLVGTVSTRRAQMQAYLTPVGVEVARHAIRARLRNQASLLKYFGKYRKEADPAAYEALQRALPGLTALEADLDAQQGECIDDLRDVLLGIEGRGGVVYWGAVAALLPSDLAFPGRLGRGATDPTNMTLNYGYGILYARAAGVLATAGLEPFAGFLHTDRPGKPSLVLDFVEGFRAACVDRPVLALLGRGWRPETDEHGKLTPETRKRIATAVHDRLDTRDAVGGKRFRLQNIMVMQARRLATFLRGEGDYPVYVASW
- a CDS encoding glycerate kinase → MTARQDRRTLLEDSYRSALKAVAPARLLAPHLTGPRPDFVLAFGKAALPMLRAALEAYPGVPGLAVPPRGTLDLSAPKGAEVLPGSHPVPDEHSAGAAEQALARVRELPKGSRLLVLVSGGGSALLSAPWGVTLAQKQALTRDLLRAGAAIEEINAVRKHLSRVKGGRLAQATRAQVRALLISDVIGDDPSVIASGPTVPDPTTFADALTVLDRYGIKAPEARAHLEAGARGELAETPKPGDLPHVENVIIGSNRMLLEAAQAFLTAQGVRSVILSDTFAGEARDLAGVHASLVKSIRTYGTPFQGPLVLLSGGEATVTVRGEGRGGRNQEFALWLLQHLGERGVYALCAGSDGIDGNSDAAGAFLTPDSLARARALGLDPRDFLARNDSGTFFAALGDALVTGPSGHNLNDYRAIYVS
- the cas4 gene encoding CRISPR-associated protein Cas4, with the translated sequence MTEPLLITPTELRQHHYCPRVVFFERCTPVRRRETVLMTHGREKHQTELVRERRRTLSRYDLAEGERRYDLRLTSPALGLTGELDLLIVDGRRAFPVEFKHTSRPPGPGHRLQLCAYALLVEAELHLTCPHGYWHSSRTRQTHTIPFDTRLRNRTRATIETVRRFILDERCPPPTTQTVKCLECELRNFCGDTL
- the cas2 gene encoding CRISPR-associated endonuclease Cas2, coding for MPKLLQDSRKAGQPTLVLYDVQDDKRRAKVMNACKDYGLARWQYSAYHGRLTGAARRELETRLEKAMGDSPGLIAILQLEQWQLDDATILHQEAEDD